The following are encoded together in the Phycisphaerae bacterium genome:
- a CDS encoding M48 family metalloprotease: MNSLTRRILIAALGLPLFLIGCSEAPVTGRRQLKLVPEGTLNAMSVQEYQKFLAQNPPSADAKATAAVQEVGQRIRQAVHSYLRETGELDRIQGFNWEFNLVESDQVNAFAMPGGKVVFFEGILPVAQNEAGIATVMGHEIAHVVAGHGNERVSQGLLAQMGGMALSQAMAQSPAETRDLFLKAYGATTQVGVLLPYSRLHENEADHLGLIFMALAGYDPHEAVDFWQRMAAAGSASEGPAFLRTHPPTQQRIANIQSLIPEVMPYYRGDTPIGPAVPPQQLQDDRESAPAIDSDRQKDTEKQQKKELKRQEKERKKELERQEKERRKAEKEARKKQRKDDDDDDEEDDD, translated from the coding sequence ATGAATTCCCTGACCAGACGTATCCTGATCGCCGCCTTGGGCTTGCCCCTGTTCCTGATCGGCTGCTCCGAAGCCCCGGTCACCGGCCGACGACAACTCAAACTCGTCCCGGAAGGAACCCTCAACGCCATGAGCGTCCAGGAATACCAGAAATTCCTCGCCCAAAACCCGCCCAGCGCCGACGCCAAAGCCACCGCCGCCGTCCAAGAAGTCGGCCAGCGAATCCGACAGGCCGTCCATAGCTACCTCCGAGAAACCGGTGAACTCGACCGAATCCAGGGCTTCAACTGGGAGTTCAACCTCGTCGAATCCGACCAGGTCAACGCCTTCGCCATGCCCGGCGGCAAGGTCGTCTTCTTCGAAGGTATCCTCCCCGTCGCCCAGAACGAAGCCGGAATCGCCACCGTCATGGGACACGAAATCGCCCACGTCGTCGCCGGCCACGGCAACGAACGCGTCAGCCAGGGACTCCTCGCCCAGATGGGCGGCATGGCCCTCTCACAGGCCATGGCCCAAAGCCCAGCCGAAACCCGTGACCTCTTCCTCAAAGCCTACGGGGCCACCACCCAGGTCGGCGTCCTCCTGCCCTACAGCCGACTCCACGAAAACGAAGCCGACCACCTCGGACTCATCTTCATGGCCCTCGCCGGATACGACCCCCATGAGGCCGTCGACTTCTGGCAGCGAATGGCCGCCGCTGGTTCCGCCAGCGAGGGGCCCGCCTTCCTACGCACCCATCCCCCCACCCAGCAGCGAATCGCCAACATCCAAAGCCTCATCCCAGAAGTTATGCCGTACTACCGCGGCGATACCCCCATCGGCCCAGCCGTCCCGCCGCAGCAACTCCAGGACGACCGCGAATCCGCCCCCGCCATCGACTCCGACCGCCAGAAGGACACCGAAAAACAGCAAAAAAAAGAACTCAAACGTCAGGAAAAAGAGCGAAAAAAAGAACTCGAACGACAGGAAAAGGAACGCCGAAAAGCCGAAAAAGAAGCCCGAAAAAAACAACGTAAGGATGACGACGACGATGACGAGGAAGACGACGATTAG